One genomic region from Apodemus sylvaticus chromosome 1, mApoSyl1.1, whole genome shotgun sequence encodes:
- the Znf865 gene encoding zinc finger protein 865 isoform X2, whose protein sequence is MEANQAGSGAGGGGSSGIGGEDGVHFQSYPFDFLEFLNHQRFEPMELYGEHAKAVAALPCTPGPPPQPPPQPPPPQYDYPPQSSFKPKAEAPSSSSSSSSSSSSSSSSSSSSSQAKKMDPPLPPTFGAPPPPLFDAAFPAPQWGIVDLSGHQHLFGNLKRGGPTPGPGVASGLGTPTGTPGPLPTPSQTPPGPTVGAACDPTKDDKGYFRRLKYLMERRFPCGVCQKSFKQSSHLVQHMLVHSGERPYECGICGRTYNHVSSLIRHRRCHKDVPPTPTGGTPQSGPALPSLGLPAPTASATASSDPAAVSSGPSATPATPATSTDGNPAPAAPPGAAVPPSATAGGEGPFACSLCWKVFKKPSHLHQHQIIHTGEKPFSCSVCSKSFNRRESLKRHVKTHSADLIRLPCGICGKVFRDASYLLKHQAAHAAAGTPRPVYPCDLCGKTYSAPQSLLRHKAAHAPPVATEPTKDGAASVPQPPPPFPPGPYLLPADPSTTDEKATAAAAAVVYGAVPVPLLSAHPLLLGGAGNGGAGGPGAGGPSKTFCCGICGRAFGRRETLKRHERIHTGEKPHQCPVCGKRFRESFHLSKHHVVHTRERPYKCELCGKVFGYPQSLTRHRQVHRLQLPCALAGATGLATGQGTTGACGAAGTSGGPADLSYACSDCGEHFPDLFHVMSHKEAHMSEKPYGCDACGKTFGFIENLMWHKLVHQAAPERLLAPTSSGPQSSDGGSSSGGGTDASSVLDNGLAGEVGTAVAALAGVSGGSEDAGGATVAGSGGGTSSGAERFSCATCGQSFKHFLGLVTHKYVHLVRRTLGCGLCGQSFAGAYDLLLHRRSHRQKRGFRCPVCGKRFWEAALLMRHQRCHTEQRPYRCGVCGRGFLRSWYLRQHRVVHTGERAFKCGVCAKHFAQSSSLAEHRRLHAVARPQRCGACGKTFRYRSNLLEHQRLHLGERAYRCEHCGKGFFYLSSVLRHQRAHEPPRPELRCPACLKAFKDPGYFRKHLAAHQGGRPFRCSSCGEGFANTYGLKKHRLMHKAEGLGMPGTGGSALTGKDP, encoded by the coding sequence ATGGAGGCAAACCAGGCAGGCAGCGGTGCCGGGGGTGGCGGGAGCAGCGGCATCGGGGGCGAGGACGGGGTCCACTTCCAGAGTTACCCATTTGACTTCCTGGAATTCCTCAACCACCAGCGCTTTGAGCCCATGGAGCTATACGGGGAACACGCCAAGGCAGTGGCAGCCCTGCCCTGTACCCCGGGGCCCccgccccagcccccaccccagcctcctcCGCCCCAATATGACTACCCACCCCAGTCCAGTTTCAAACCCAAGGCGGAGgctccttcctcatcctcatcatcatcttcatcctcatcttcctcatcttcgtcttcctcatcctcttcccaAGCCAAGAAGATGGATCCGCCTTTGCCACCCACCTTCGGGGCGCCACCCCCTCCGCTCTTTGATGCTGCCTTTCCTGCTCCTCAGTGGGGAATAGTCGACCTCTCTGGACACCAGCACCTGTTCGGGAACCTGAAACGAGGTGGCCCCACACCTGGGCCTGGAGTAGCGTCAGGACTGGGCACTCCCACCGGGACCCCAGGGCCACTTCCCACACCCTCGCAGACCCCGCCTGGGCCCACAGTAGGGGCAGCCTGCGACCCAACCAAGGACGACAAGGGCTATTTCCGAAGGCTGAAGTACCTGATGGAGCGGCGCTTCCCGTGCGGTGTTTGCCAGAAGTCCTTCAAACAGTCCTCACATCTGGTCCAGCACATGTTAGTACACTCCGGGGAACGGCCGTATGAATGCGGCATCTGTGGCCGTACCTACAACCATGTCTCCAGTCTCATCCGCCACCGACGCTGCCACAAGGATGTGCCACCAACACCAACCGGGGGTACGCCCCAGTCTGGGCCCGCACTTCCTTCACTGGGCCTCCCGGCTCCCACAGCCAGTGCCACAGCCAGCTCCGACCCCGCCGCGGTGTCCTCTGGTCCCTCAGCCACCCCTGCAACGCCTGCCACGTCCACTGATGGGAACCCCGCCCCTGCTGCCCCACCGGGGGCGGCCGTGCCTCCCTCGGCCACTGCTGGCGGGGAGGGCCCATTTGCCTGCTCCCTCTGCTGGAAGGTCTTCAAGAAGCCCAGCCATCTCCACCAGCACCAGATCATCCACACCGGTGAGAAACCCTTCTCCTGCTCCGTGTGCAGCAAAAGCTTCAACCGGCGGGAGAGCCTCAAGCGGCATGTGAAAACGCACTCGGCCGACCTGATCCGCCTGCCCTGTGGCATCTGTGGCAAAGTCTTTCGCGATGCCTCCTACCTCCTCAAGCACCAGGCAGCCCACGCAGCGGCCGGGACCCCGCGGCCGGTGTACCCCTGCGACCTGTGCGGGAAAACGTACTCCGCGCCGCAGAGCCTGCTGCGACACAAGGCTGCCCACGCGCCGCCTGTGGCCACCGAGCCGACCAAGGACGGAGCGGCCTCGGTCCCACAgccacctcctcccttccccccaggCCCATACCTCCTGCCCGCGGACCCGTCCACTACGGACGAGAAAGCCACGGCGGCCGCAGCGGCTGTGGTGTACGGTGCGGTGCCTGTCCCGCTTCTCAGCGCGCATCCGCTGCTGCTCGGCGGGGCGGGGAATGGCGGTGCGGGCGGCCCCGGCGCGGGCGGCCCCAGCAAGACGTTCTGCTGCGGCATCTGCGGGCGCGCGTTTGGGCGCCGCGAGACCCTGAAGCGCCACGAGCGCATCCACACCGGCGAGAAGCCCCACCAGTGCCCGGTGTGCGGGAAGCGTTTCCGGGAGTCCTTCCATCTGAGCAAGCACCACGTGGTGCACACCCGAGAGCGGCCCTACAAGTGCGAGCTGTGCGGCAAGGTCTTCGGCTACCCGCAGAGCCTCACGCGCCACCGCCAGGTGCATCGGCTCCAATTGCCCTGCGCCCTGGCCGGAGCCACGGGCCTCGCCACCGGCCAGGGGACCACTGGGGCCTGTGGAGCTGCAGGCACTTCAGGTGGGCCGGCCGACCTGAGCTACGCCTGCTCAGACTGCGGGGAGCACTTCCCGGATCTCTTCCACGTCATGAGTCACAAGGAAGCTCACATGTCAGAGAAACCGTATGGCTGTGACGCCTGCGGCAAGACGTTCGGTTTCATCGAGAACCTCATGTGGCACAAGCTGGTTCACCAGGCTGCCCCGGAGCGCCTTCTCGCGCCAACATCCAGTGGTCCCCAGTCCTCTgatggcggcagcagcagcggcggcggcaccGATGCATCCAGCGTGCTGGACAACGGGCTAGCCGGAGAGGTGGGGACGGCTGTGGCAGCGCTGGCTGGGGTGTCTGGGGGCAGCGAGGATGCGGGTGGGGCGACGGTGGCCGGATCGGGTGGCGGGACCAGTTCAGGCGCTGAGCGCTTCAGCTGTGCCACCTGCGGCCAAAGCTTCAAGCACTTCCTGGGCCTGGTGACTCATAAGTATGTGCACCTGGTCCGCCGGACCCTGGGTTGCGGCCTCTGCGGCCAGAGCTTTGCAGGCGCGTACGATCTGCTCCTGCACCGCCGAAGCCACCGGCAGAAACGGGGTTTCCGCTGCCCAGTGTGTGGGAAGCGCTTCTGGGAGGCGGCCCTACTGATGCGCCACCAGCGCTGTCACACGGAGCAGCGGCCCTACCGGTGCGGCGTGTGCGGTAGAGGCTTCCTGCGCTCCTGGTACCTGAGGCAGCACCGCGTGGTGCACACTGGCGAGCGCGCCTTCAAGTGCGGTGTGTGCGCCAAGCACTTCGCGCAGTCTTCTAGCCTAGCGGAGCACCGGCGGCTGCACGCTGTGGCTCGGCCTCAGCGCTGCGGAGCCTGCGGGAAGACCTTCCGCTACCGCTCCAACCTGCTGGAGCATCAGCGGCTGCACCTGGGCGAGCGCGCCTACCGCTGTGAGCACTGCGGCAAGGGCTTCTTCTACCTGAGCTCCGTGTTGCGCCATCAGCGTGCCCACGAGCCCCCGCGGCCCGAGCTACGCTGTCCAGCCTGTCTCAAGGCCTTCAAGGATCCTGGCTACTTCCGGAAGCACCTGGCTGCCCATCAAGGCGGCAGGCCCTTCCGCTGCTCCTCCTGCGGTGAGGGCTTTGCCAACACCTATGGTCTGAAGAAACACCGCCTGATGCACAAGGCTGAGGGTCTTGGGATGCCCGGAACAGGGGGTAGCGCCTTGACCGGAAAGGATCCCTAA
- the Znf865 gene encoding zinc finger protein 865 isoform X1, whose protein sequence is MAEQGLPSFHRPEMEANQAGSGAGGGGSSGIGGEDGVHFQSYPFDFLEFLNHQRFEPMELYGEHAKAVAALPCTPGPPPQPPPQPPPPQYDYPPQSSFKPKAEAPSSSSSSSSSSSSSSSSSSSSSQAKKMDPPLPPTFGAPPPPLFDAAFPAPQWGIVDLSGHQHLFGNLKRGGPTPGPGVASGLGTPTGTPGPLPTPSQTPPGPTVGAACDPTKDDKGYFRRLKYLMERRFPCGVCQKSFKQSSHLVQHMLVHSGERPYECGICGRTYNHVSSLIRHRRCHKDVPPTPTGGTPQSGPALPSLGLPAPTASATASSDPAAVSSGPSATPATPATSTDGNPAPAAPPGAAVPPSATAGGEGPFACSLCWKVFKKPSHLHQHQIIHTGEKPFSCSVCSKSFNRRESLKRHVKTHSADLIRLPCGICGKVFRDASYLLKHQAAHAAAGTPRPVYPCDLCGKTYSAPQSLLRHKAAHAPPVATEPTKDGAASVPQPPPPFPPGPYLLPADPSTTDEKATAAAAAVVYGAVPVPLLSAHPLLLGGAGNGGAGGPGAGGPSKTFCCGICGRAFGRRETLKRHERIHTGEKPHQCPVCGKRFRESFHLSKHHVVHTRERPYKCELCGKVFGYPQSLTRHRQVHRLQLPCALAGATGLATGQGTTGACGAAGTSGGPADLSYACSDCGEHFPDLFHVMSHKEAHMSEKPYGCDACGKTFGFIENLMWHKLVHQAAPERLLAPTSSGPQSSDGGSSSGGGTDASSVLDNGLAGEVGTAVAALAGVSGGSEDAGGATVAGSGGGTSSGAERFSCATCGQSFKHFLGLVTHKYVHLVRRTLGCGLCGQSFAGAYDLLLHRRSHRQKRGFRCPVCGKRFWEAALLMRHQRCHTEQRPYRCGVCGRGFLRSWYLRQHRVVHTGERAFKCGVCAKHFAQSSSLAEHRRLHAVARPQRCGACGKTFRYRSNLLEHQRLHLGERAYRCEHCGKGFFYLSSVLRHQRAHEPPRPELRCPACLKAFKDPGYFRKHLAAHQGGRPFRCSSCGEGFANTYGLKKHRLMHKAEGLGMPGTGGSALTGKDP, encoded by the exons atggctgagcag GGTCTCCCTTCTTTCCACCGGCCAGAGATGGAGGCAAACCAGGCAGGCAGCGGTGCCGGGGGTGGCGGGAGCAGCGGCATCGGGGGCGAGGACGGGGTCCACTTCCAGAGTTACCCATTTGACTTCCTGGAATTCCTCAACCACCAGCGCTTTGAGCCCATGGAGCTATACGGGGAACACGCCAAGGCAGTGGCAGCCCTGCCCTGTACCCCGGGGCCCccgccccagcccccaccccagcctcctcCGCCCCAATATGACTACCCACCCCAGTCCAGTTTCAAACCCAAGGCGGAGgctccttcctcatcctcatcatcatcttcatcctcatcttcctcatcttcgtcttcctcatcctcttcccaAGCCAAGAAGATGGATCCGCCTTTGCCACCCACCTTCGGGGCGCCACCCCCTCCGCTCTTTGATGCTGCCTTTCCTGCTCCTCAGTGGGGAATAGTCGACCTCTCTGGACACCAGCACCTGTTCGGGAACCTGAAACGAGGTGGCCCCACACCTGGGCCTGGAGTAGCGTCAGGACTGGGCACTCCCACCGGGACCCCAGGGCCACTTCCCACACCCTCGCAGACCCCGCCTGGGCCCACAGTAGGGGCAGCCTGCGACCCAACCAAGGACGACAAGGGCTATTTCCGAAGGCTGAAGTACCTGATGGAGCGGCGCTTCCCGTGCGGTGTTTGCCAGAAGTCCTTCAAACAGTCCTCACATCTGGTCCAGCACATGTTAGTACACTCCGGGGAACGGCCGTATGAATGCGGCATCTGTGGCCGTACCTACAACCATGTCTCCAGTCTCATCCGCCACCGACGCTGCCACAAGGATGTGCCACCAACACCAACCGGGGGTACGCCCCAGTCTGGGCCCGCACTTCCTTCACTGGGCCTCCCGGCTCCCACAGCCAGTGCCACAGCCAGCTCCGACCCCGCCGCGGTGTCCTCTGGTCCCTCAGCCACCCCTGCAACGCCTGCCACGTCCACTGATGGGAACCCCGCCCCTGCTGCCCCACCGGGGGCGGCCGTGCCTCCCTCGGCCACTGCTGGCGGGGAGGGCCCATTTGCCTGCTCCCTCTGCTGGAAGGTCTTCAAGAAGCCCAGCCATCTCCACCAGCACCAGATCATCCACACCGGTGAGAAACCCTTCTCCTGCTCCGTGTGCAGCAAAAGCTTCAACCGGCGGGAGAGCCTCAAGCGGCATGTGAAAACGCACTCGGCCGACCTGATCCGCCTGCCCTGTGGCATCTGTGGCAAAGTCTTTCGCGATGCCTCCTACCTCCTCAAGCACCAGGCAGCCCACGCAGCGGCCGGGACCCCGCGGCCGGTGTACCCCTGCGACCTGTGCGGGAAAACGTACTCCGCGCCGCAGAGCCTGCTGCGACACAAGGCTGCCCACGCGCCGCCTGTGGCCACCGAGCCGACCAAGGACGGAGCGGCCTCGGTCCCACAgccacctcctcccttccccccaggCCCATACCTCCTGCCCGCGGACCCGTCCACTACGGACGAGAAAGCCACGGCGGCCGCAGCGGCTGTGGTGTACGGTGCGGTGCCTGTCCCGCTTCTCAGCGCGCATCCGCTGCTGCTCGGCGGGGCGGGGAATGGCGGTGCGGGCGGCCCCGGCGCGGGCGGCCCCAGCAAGACGTTCTGCTGCGGCATCTGCGGGCGCGCGTTTGGGCGCCGCGAGACCCTGAAGCGCCACGAGCGCATCCACACCGGCGAGAAGCCCCACCAGTGCCCGGTGTGCGGGAAGCGTTTCCGGGAGTCCTTCCATCTGAGCAAGCACCACGTGGTGCACACCCGAGAGCGGCCCTACAAGTGCGAGCTGTGCGGCAAGGTCTTCGGCTACCCGCAGAGCCTCACGCGCCACCGCCAGGTGCATCGGCTCCAATTGCCCTGCGCCCTGGCCGGAGCCACGGGCCTCGCCACCGGCCAGGGGACCACTGGGGCCTGTGGAGCTGCAGGCACTTCAGGTGGGCCGGCCGACCTGAGCTACGCCTGCTCAGACTGCGGGGAGCACTTCCCGGATCTCTTCCACGTCATGAGTCACAAGGAAGCTCACATGTCAGAGAAACCGTATGGCTGTGACGCCTGCGGCAAGACGTTCGGTTTCATCGAGAACCTCATGTGGCACAAGCTGGTTCACCAGGCTGCCCCGGAGCGCCTTCTCGCGCCAACATCCAGTGGTCCCCAGTCCTCTgatggcggcagcagcagcggcggcggcaccGATGCATCCAGCGTGCTGGACAACGGGCTAGCCGGAGAGGTGGGGACGGCTGTGGCAGCGCTGGCTGGGGTGTCTGGGGGCAGCGAGGATGCGGGTGGGGCGACGGTGGCCGGATCGGGTGGCGGGACCAGTTCAGGCGCTGAGCGCTTCAGCTGTGCCACCTGCGGCCAAAGCTTCAAGCACTTCCTGGGCCTGGTGACTCATAAGTATGTGCACCTGGTCCGCCGGACCCTGGGTTGCGGCCTCTGCGGCCAGAGCTTTGCAGGCGCGTACGATCTGCTCCTGCACCGCCGAAGCCACCGGCAGAAACGGGGTTTCCGCTGCCCAGTGTGTGGGAAGCGCTTCTGGGAGGCGGCCCTACTGATGCGCCACCAGCGCTGTCACACGGAGCAGCGGCCCTACCGGTGCGGCGTGTGCGGTAGAGGCTTCCTGCGCTCCTGGTACCTGAGGCAGCACCGCGTGGTGCACACTGGCGAGCGCGCCTTCAAGTGCGGTGTGTGCGCCAAGCACTTCGCGCAGTCTTCTAGCCTAGCGGAGCACCGGCGGCTGCACGCTGTGGCTCGGCCTCAGCGCTGCGGAGCCTGCGGGAAGACCTTCCGCTACCGCTCCAACCTGCTGGAGCATCAGCGGCTGCACCTGGGCGAGCGCGCCTACCGCTGTGAGCACTGCGGCAAGGGCTTCTTCTACCTGAGCTCCGTGTTGCGCCATCAGCGTGCCCACGAGCCCCCGCGGCCCGAGCTACGCTGTCCAGCCTGTCTCAAGGCCTTCAAGGATCCTGGCTACTTCCGGAAGCACCTGGCTGCCCATCAAGGCGGCAGGCCCTTCCGCTGCTCCTCCTGCGGTGAGGGCTTTGCCAACACCTATGGTCTGAAGAAACACCGCCTGATGCACAAGGCTGAGGGTCTTGGGATGCCCGGAACAGGGGGTAGCGCCTTGACCGGAAAGGATCCCTAA
- the Znf865 gene encoding zinc finger protein 865 isoform X3, which produces MAEQGLPSFHRPEMEANQAGSGAGGGGSSGIGGEDGVHFQSYPFDFLEFLNHQRFEPMELYGEHAKAVAALPCTPGPPPQPPPQPPPPQYDYPPQSSFKPKAEAPSSSSSSSSSSSSSSSSSSSSSQAKKMDPPLPPTFGAPPPPLFDAAFPAPQWGIVDLSGHQHLFGNLKRGGPTPGPGVASGLGTPTGTPGPLPTPSQTPPGPTVGAACDPTKDDKGYFRRLKYLMERRFPCGVCQKSFKQSSHLVQHMLVHSGERPYECGICGRTYNHVSSLIRHRRCHKDVPPTPTGGTPQSGPALPSLGLPAPTASATASSDPAAVSSGPSATPATPATSTDGNPAPAAPPGAAVPPSATAGGEGPFACSLCWKVFKKPSHLHQHQIIHTGEKPFSCSVCSKSFNRRESLKRHVKTHSADLIRLPCGICGKVFRDASYLLKHQAAHAAAGTPRPVYPCDLCGKTYSAPQSLLRHKAAHAPPVATEPTKDGAASVPQPPPPFPPGPYLLPADPSTTDEKATAAAAAVVYGAVPVPLLSAHPLLLGGAGNGGAGGPGAGGPSKTFCCGICGRAFGRRETLKRHERIHTGEKPHQCPVCGKRFRESFHLSKHHVVHTRERPYKCELCGKVFGYPQSLTRHRQVHRLQLPCALAGATGLATGQGTTGACGAAGTSGGPADLSYACSDCGEHFPDLFHVMSHKEAHMSEKPYGCDACGKTFGFIENLMWHKLVHQAAPERLLAPTSSGPQSSDGGSSSGGGTDASSVLDNGLAGEVE; this is translated from the exons atggctgagcag GGTCTCCCTTCTTTCCACCGGCCAGAGATGGAGGCAAACCAGGCAGGCAGCGGTGCCGGGGGTGGCGGGAGCAGCGGCATCGGGGGCGAGGACGGGGTCCACTTCCAGAGTTACCCATTTGACTTCCTGGAATTCCTCAACCACCAGCGCTTTGAGCCCATGGAGCTATACGGGGAACACGCCAAGGCAGTGGCAGCCCTGCCCTGTACCCCGGGGCCCccgccccagcccccaccccagcctcctcCGCCCCAATATGACTACCCACCCCAGTCCAGTTTCAAACCCAAGGCGGAGgctccttcctcatcctcatcatcatcttcatcctcatcttcctcatcttcgtcttcctcatcctcttcccaAGCCAAGAAGATGGATCCGCCTTTGCCACCCACCTTCGGGGCGCCACCCCCTCCGCTCTTTGATGCTGCCTTTCCTGCTCCTCAGTGGGGAATAGTCGACCTCTCTGGACACCAGCACCTGTTCGGGAACCTGAAACGAGGTGGCCCCACACCTGGGCCTGGAGTAGCGTCAGGACTGGGCACTCCCACCGGGACCCCAGGGCCACTTCCCACACCCTCGCAGACCCCGCCTGGGCCCACAGTAGGGGCAGCCTGCGACCCAACCAAGGACGACAAGGGCTATTTCCGAAGGCTGAAGTACCTGATGGAGCGGCGCTTCCCGTGCGGTGTTTGCCAGAAGTCCTTCAAACAGTCCTCACATCTGGTCCAGCACATGTTAGTACACTCCGGGGAACGGCCGTATGAATGCGGCATCTGTGGCCGTACCTACAACCATGTCTCCAGTCTCATCCGCCACCGACGCTGCCACAAGGATGTGCCACCAACACCAACCGGGGGTACGCCCCAGTCTGGGCCCGCACTTCCTTCACTGGGCCTCCCGGCTCCCACAGCCAGTGCCACAGCCAGCTCCGACCCCGCCGCGGTGTCCTCTGGTCCCTCAGCCACCCCTGCAACGCCTGCCACGTCCACTGATGGGAACCCCGCCCCTGCTGCCCCACCGGGGGCGGCCGTGCCTCCCTCGGCCACTGCTGGCGGGGAGGGCCCATTTGCCTGCTCCCTCTGCTGGAAGGTCTTCAAGAAGCCCAGCCATCTCCACCAGCACCAGATCATCCACACCGGTGAGAAACCCTTCTCCTGCTCCGTGTGCAGCAAAAGCTTCAACCGGCGGGAGAGCCTCAAGCGGCATGTGAAAACGCACTCGGCCGACCTGATCCGCCTGCCCTGTGGCATCTGTGGCAAAGTCTTTCGCGATGCCTCCTACCTCCTCAAGCACCAGGCAGCCCACGCAGCGGCCGGGACCCCGCGGCCGGTGTACCCCTGCGACCTGTGCGGGAAAACGTACTCCGCGCCGCAGAGCCTGCTGCGACACAAGGCTGCCCACGCGCCGCCTGTGGCCACCGAGCCGACCAAGGACGGAGCGGCCTCGGTCCCACAgccacctcctcccttccccccaggCCCATACCTCCTGCCCGCGGACCCGTCCACTACGGACGAGAAAGCCACGGCGGCCGCAGCGGCTGTGGTGTACGGTGCGGTGCCTGTCCCGCTTCTCAGCGCGCATCCGCTGCTGCTCGGCGGGGCGGGGAATGGCGGTGCGGGCGGCCCCGGCGCGGGCGGCCCCAGCAAGACGTTCTGCTGCGGCATCTGCGGGCGCGCGTTTGGGCGCCGCGAGACCCTGAAGCGCCACGAGCGCATCCACACCGGCGAGAAGCCCCACCAGTGCCCGGTGTGCGGGAAGCGTTTCCGGGAGTCCTTCCATCTGAGCAAGCACCACGTGGTGCACACCCGAGAGCGGCCCTACAAGTGCGAGCTGTGCGGCAAGGTCTTCGGCTACCCGCAGAGCCTCACGCGCCACCGCCAGGTGCATCGGCTCCAATTGCCCTGCGCCCTGGCCGGAGCCACGGGCCTCGCCACCGGCCAGGGGACCACTGGGGCCTGTGGAGCTGCAGGCACTTCAGGTGGGCCGGCCGACCTGAGCTACGCCTGCTCAGACTGCGGGGAGCACTTCCCGGATCTCTTCCACGTCATGAGTCACAAGGAAGCTCACATGTCAGAGAAACCGTATGGCTGTGACGCCTGCGGCAAGACGTTCGGTTTCATCGAGAACCTCATGTGGCACAAGCTGGTTCACCAGGCTGCCCCGGAGCGCCTTCTCGCGCCAACATCCAGTGGTCCCCAGTCCTCTgatggcggcagcagcagcggcggcggcaccGATGCATCCAGCGTGCTGGACAACGGGCTAGCCGGAGAG GTTGAGTGA
- the Znf784 gene encoding zinc finger protein 784, whose translation MAAERPDSPIPSSPTRESPSPEPPNLVLVPDGGRPATPPGDLIEIQVVKVTDTLSLPEPPEPGSFHCALCPAAFRLVSELLFHEHGHLASVEGFGQGGDPSRCHVCGHSCPGPASLRAHYSLHTGERPYRCPLCPRAFKALAPLLRHQHRHGVETGTSGRILPTATTGQPNSRVAQERSEVVMAAAAAGAVVGKPFACRFCAKPFRRSSDMRDHERVHTGERPYHCGICGKGFTQSSVLSGHARIHTGERPFRCMLCDRTFNNSSNFRKHQRTHFHGPGPGVGESRGQLRSSSGSQDSGSTCGTENTTEEGCRELVKVNVEAD comes from the exons ATGGCCGCCGAGCGCCCGGACTCCCCGATTCCGAGCTCACCGACCCGGGAGTCGCCATCCCCGGAGCCGCCGAACCTG GTCCTGGTGCCTGATGGTGGCCGCCCTGCCACACCCCCAGGTGACCTCATCGAGATCCAGGTGGTAAAAGTCACAGACACCTTATCACTCCCTGAACCCCCAGAGCCAGGATCTTTTCATTGTGCCCTGTGTCCTGCTGCCTTCCGTCTAGTCTCAGAGCTGCTGTTTCATGAGCATGGCCACCTGGCGAGCGTGGAGGGGTTTGGACAGGGCGGGGACCCTAGCCGTTGTCACGTGTGTGGCCACAGCTGTCCAGGTCCTGCTAGCCTGCGTGCCCACTACAGCTTGCATACAGGAGAACGGCCTTACCGCTGTCCCCTCTGCCCACGGGCTTTTAAAGCCTTGGCACCTCTGCTCCGGCACCAGCACCGACATGGGGTGGAGACAGGCACCTCTGGAAGGATTCTACCCACAGCAACAACGGGACAGCCGAACTCAAGGGTGGCCCAGGAGAGGTCAGAGGTGGTGATGGCTGCAGCAGCTGCCGGTGCTGTGGTAGGCAAGCCTTTCGCCTGCAGGTTCTGTGCCAAGCCCTTCCGACGCTCCTCAGACATGCGAGACCACGAGCGGGTGCACACAGGGGAGCGGCCCTACCACTGTGGCATCTGTGGCAAAGGTTTCACGCAGTCCTCCGTGCTGAGCGGTCACGCCCGCATCCACACAGGCGAGCGCCCCTTTCGTTGCATGCTCTGCGACCGCACTTTCAATAACTCTTCCAACTTCCGCAAGCACCAACGCACCCACTTCCACGGGCCAGGGCCCGGAGTGGGAGAGTCTAGAGGCCAACTGAGATCATCTTCGGGGTCCCAAGACTCGGGGAGTACATGTGGGACAGAGAACACTACAGAAGAAGGCTGTAGAGAGCTTGTGAAGGTGAATGTGGAGGCTGACTGA
- the Znf524 gene encoding zinc finger protein 524: MDNPSSDPLPSTLSGEEEKPLALLPPVPRGRRGRPPGGATTSNRILKSSLPRKRGRPPRSVQETPLTAPVDSGGSSDLLLIDDQGVPYTVPEGSAAGGPQGSGSKRAPHFCPVCLRAFPYLSDLERHSISHSELKPHVCKDCGKTFKRSSHLRRHCNIHAGLRPFRCVLCPRRFREAGELAHHHRIHSGERPYQCPSCRVRFTEANTLRRHYKRKHPELVGMPVRLCPPNPRTQPLWDDESVPVQEGVQEESPEGKESAWPISSTTSPLSGFTAGASAGAEYGQEGQDTLVSGGIPAAVEGDQKQGPKPLSPDAL; this comes from the coding sequence ATGGACAACCCCAGCTCAGATCCGTTGCCTTCAACTTTGTCTGGGGAGGAAGAAAAACCTCTGGCCTTACTGCCTCCTGTTCCCCGGGGCCGCCGAGGCCGCCCTCCAGGGGGAGCCACCACCTCCAATCGGATTCTCAAGTCCTCCCTCCCTCGAAAGAGGGGCCGTCCCCCCAGATCAGTGCAGGAAACCCCGTTGACAGCACCAGTGGACAGCGGTGGCAGCAGCGATCTTCTGTTGATCGATGATCAGGGTGTACCTTATACAGTCCCCGAAGGGTCGGCAGCAGGTGGGCCCCAGGGCTCCGGCTCCAAGAGGGCCCCGCACTTCTGCCCCGTGTGCCTGAGAGCCTTCCCCTACCTCTCTGACCTGGAGCGCCACAGCATCTCGCATTCAGAATTAAAGCCACACGTGTGCAAAGATTGCGGCAAGACCTTCAAGCGGTCCAGCCATTTACGGCGTCATTGCAACATCCATGCCGGCCTTCGGCCCTTCCGTTGTGTGCTCTGCCCTCGACGCTTCCGAGAGGCAGGGGAACTCGCGCATCACCACCGCATCCACTCTGGTGAGCGACCGTACCAATGTCCCTCATGCAGGGTTCGCTTCACCGAGGCCAATACTCTCCGGCGCCATTACAAACGCAAACACCCAGAGCTTGTGGGGATGCCTGTGCGCCTGTGCCCCCCAAACCCAAGAACCCAACCACTGTGGGACGATGAGAGCGTCCCTGTTCAAGAAGGAGTACAGGAGGAGAGTCCTGAGGGAAAGGAGTCTGCTTGGCCCATATCCTCCACCACCTCTCCCCTGTCCGGGTTTACAGCAGGGGCTTCAGCTGGGGCTGAGTATGGGCAAGAAGGCCAAGACACCCTTGTTTCTGGTGGCATTCCCGCCGCCGTGGAAGGGGATCAAAAGCAGGGACCCAAACCTCTCAGTCCTGATGCCCTCTAG